Sequence from the Egibacter rhizosphaerae genome:
AGGGACGTCGCGGGGGCGACCGTCGACGATCCCGCGGGCGCGCACACCACGGGGGCCCCCTGATGTGGGAGTGCGTGGACATCCATCACCACGTCGGCACGCTCGACGTGGGCGCGAGTGCGGACGGCGCGCCGTGGACCATGGAGCGCGACCTCGAGGCGCGTCTGGCGCTCATGGAGCGCTACGCGGTGGACGCCGCGGCGCTGATGCCGGCGTTCCACTTCGAGCGCCGCGAGGGGCCCCGATCGGTGAGCCGGGCCAACGACCGGGTCGCGCAGTACCAGCGCCTCGGCGGGGCCGAACAGTTCCCGATCGCGCTGGGTACCGTCGACCCCTTGATGGGGGAGGACGAGAGCGTGGCCGAGATGCGGCGGATGCGTGACGAGCTCGGCATGGCCGGGGTCGTGTGGCACCACCGCTTCCAGAACGTGTACATGAGCGACGAGCGAATGGACCCGCTGCTGCGGACCGCGGAGGCGTTCGGGTGGCCGGTGTTCCTGCACGTGTTCCCCGAGTCGACGATGGAGGCGCCGTGGACGCTCGAGAAGTGGCTGGAGCGCTTCCCCGGCGTCACCTTCGTGGCGCTCGACAGCCTCATGGCGTTCACCCAGTCGCGGTACCTGTTGTCGCTCGGTCACCGGTACGACAACGTGCTGTTCGAGACGGCGGGCGCGTTCCCGGTCGGGCGGCTCATCCGCAGCTTCGTCCGCGAGCTCGGTGCGCATCGGGTGATCTACGGATCGGATCTGTACATGAGCCCGCCCACCTACGACTCGCCCTCGCCCCTGCTGGAGATCAGGGCCTCGGATCTCACGCCGGTGGAGCGGCACGAGGTCCTGGTGGGCGACTTTCTGCGTCTGTTCGAGCTGGAGGGCGCGTAGAGGGCCTGGCGTCGAATTGGACGAGGGCCGCCGAAGCGATGTGAGGATGGATCGATGAGCGAGGAGCGTGTGCTCGTGACCGGCGCGAGCGGCTATTTGGGTCGCACGGTCACGCGTGCCGAACGCGCGGCGGGCCGTGACGTCGTCGCGATCGACGCGCACGGCGAGGCCGGGATCGAGCAGGTCGACCTCACCGAACGCGCGGCGGTCGCCGAACTGCTCCGCACCGAGCGGTTCGACACCGTCGTGCACCTCGCCGCTGCGGCGGTCGGCGCGGCGGGGTTGCTCGCGAGCGCGCGCACCGACCCGGTGATGGCCGCGGACGTCAACGTCGCCGCTACCGCACACCTCGCGCACGCCGCGCGCGAGTCGGGGGTTGCCCGGTTCGTCTACGGGTCCTCGACGACGGTGTACGGGCCCGCTGAGGACTACGACGATGCACGGGTCACCGAGGCAGCGTGCCTGCGGCCGACGACCGTCTACGGAGCGACGAAGGCCTCGGCGGAGCATCTGGCGCGCACCGTGCTCGCCGGCTCGCCGACGCGGTTCACGGCCGTGCGCCTGCCGCTGGTGTACGGCGGTGAGCGGTGGTACGGGGGTGCGCTGGCGGACCTGATGCGCGTGGTCGAGGCCGCGCGGGCCGGGGAGTCGTTCGAGGTGGAGCTCCCCGCCGACGAAGCCGATTGGGTCCACGTCGACGACGCCGCAACCGCGTTCGGTGCGGTGTCGGCCGTCGGCGAGCCCGCCGGCGCCTACCACGTCGTCGGGCACACCGGCAGCGTGCTCGAGCTCGCCCAGCGGGTCGCGGACGGGTTCGGGGCGCGAGAGGTGTCCGTGCGCCCCGCGGAGCACGGCGGGACAGGTGCGCTGCCGCTCATCGACGACTCGCGGGCGCGGCAGGGTCTGGGGTTCGCGCCGAAGCGCAGCGACGTCGAGGCGGCCGCGGCCAGCTTGATCGCGGGCGACTGAATGCCGCTCGACCGACCGGTGCGACGTGGTGAAGGAGCCTGGCATGACGGCAGCGATTGACGCGGCGGTGGCGCAGCTGGTCGCTGCGGGGGTGCGGCGCGCCTATACGGTGCCCGGGGAGAGTTTCCTGCCGTTGCTGGACGCCCTGGACGCTCACCCCGCGGTGCAGGTGCTCTCCACGCGCCACGAGTCGGGCGCCGGGTTCATGGCCGAGGCCGAGGCGAAGGTGACCGGGGCGCCCGCGGTCGTGCTTGCGACGAGGGGCGTGGGTGCGTCGAACCTGTCGATCGCCGTGCACACCGCGCGGCAGGACTCCACCCCGATGGTGGTACTGCTCGGGCAGGTGAGCACTCAGGCGCTCGGTCGCGAGGCCTTCCAGGAGATCGACTTGCCCACCTACTACGGGGAGGTCACCAAGGGTGCGTGGACCGTCGAGCAATCCGAGCGCCTGCCCGAGCAGATCGCCCGCGCGGTGCTCACGGCGATCTCGGGGCGCCCCGGCCCGACGATGCTCGCACTCCCCGAGGACGTCCTCGACAGCGACCCTCCGGTCGCGGACGGCTGGCGGCCGGGCGTTGAGCAGGCTTCGCGGCCGACCCTCGACGCTGCGACCGCGCGGGCCGTCGCCGATCTGCTCGGCCCGGCGTCGTCGCCGGTGCTCATCGCCGGTGGCGGGGCGGGTGGGGCGCGGGAGGCTCTGGTGGCGTTCGCCGAGGCGTTCGGGGTGGGGGTGTACGCCGCCTTCCGGCGCCAGGACGTCTTCCCCAACGAGCACCCCAACTACCTCGGGCATCTGACCCTGGGCGCGCCCGCGGAGACCCTGGCGACCCTCCACGAGGCCGATGTCGTGCTCGTCGTCGGGTCGAGGCTGAGCGAGGTCACCACGCAGGCCTATACGCTCCCCACCTCTGGGCAGACGGTCGTGCAGATCGACATCGATCCGTCCGTCGTCGGGGCGGTCCGCCCAGTCGCGATCGGGGCGGTGGCGGACGCCGAGGCGGCGCTGCGTGCCTTGCTCGCGCACGCTCCCGAATCGAGCGCGTCGCGCGGGACGCGGACCTCTTCCCTCGAGCGCGGCCACGAGGCCTTCCTCGCGGCGAGCACCCCGTCGGAGCCGTCCGACGGCCCGATCCACCCCGCCGAGGTGATGGCCGCGCTCGGGCGCGTGTTCCCCCCAACGACGATCGTGACGAACGACGCGGGCAACTTCTCGGTCTTCGCCCATCGCTACTGGCGGTTCGCCGAGCCCGGAACCCAGGTGGGGCCGACGAGCGGCGCGATGGGCTACGGCGTGCCCGCCGCCATCGGTGCGCAGCTCGCCCGCCCAGAGGGCGAGGTCGTCGCGCTGGCCGGGGACGGCGGTTTCCTCATGACCGGTCAGGAGCTCGAGACCGCGGTGCGCTACGAGTTGCCGATCACCGTGGTCGTGTTCCGCAACGGCCTCTACGGCACGATCGCGCTGCACCAAGGGCGCAAGCTCGGAAGGACCGCTGCTGTGGGCATCGGGCAGGTGGACCTCGCCGCGGTCGCTCGCGGCTACGGCGCGACCGCGTGGCAGGTCAACGAGCGGGCCGAGCTCGAGGACGCCCTGTGGCAGGCCCGACGCTCCGGCCGGCCGGCGCTCGTCGACGTCGTCGTCGACAGCGACGTGCTCACGCCCGCAGCATCGCTGAGTGATCTTCTTGGAACGGAGCGTGCCAGATGACGGTCATGGAAGGGCAGTCCGTACCGACGGTCGGCCGGGTCGAGGCGATCCCCCTGCGACACGCGCTACCGCCCGAGCAGAGTTACGGCAGCGCGCGCGGGAGGGTGTCGGCCCGCGAGGGCACGCTCGTCCGCCTGGAGACCGACGACGGCGTCGTCGGGTGGGGCGAGGCGTTCGGCCCGCCCGCCGCCGTATGCGCGCTCGTCGACGACCTCGCACCGCTCGTCGTTGGTGCGCCGGTCAACCACGTGAGCCCGGTGGTGCACACCGCGCTCCAGGTGGGGTACCACCGCAGCCACGGCGGATTGCATGTCTGCGCCCTCAGCGGAGTCGAGACCGCGATGTGGGACGCGTGGGGCCGGTACCTCGGGCTGTCGGTCTCCGAGCTGCTCGGCGGGCGCGTACGCTCCGAGGTACCCGCCTACGCCTCGACCGGGTTCGTCACCGAGTTCGTGGACGACGAGGGCGCGTTCAGTGCCGCATTGCAGGAAGCCGTCGGAGAGGGCTTCTCGGCGGCCAAGATCAAGGTCGGGCTGGGACGCGACCGAGACCGGCGCCGCGCGGAGATCGCCCGCGAGAAGCTGGGCGAGCGGGGCCATCTTATGGTCGACTTCAACAGCAACTACACCGCCGATACCGCTTGCCGAGTGCTCGACGGATTGCGCGATCTCGACATCGACTGGGCGGAGGAGCCGGTGCCGCCCCACGACCACGCCGGCTACGCGCGCGTTCGTCGCTGCGGCATCCCGATCGCTGCCGGGGAGGCGGCCTACACCCGCGTCGACTTCCGACCCTTGGTCGCCGACCAGCTCGTCGACATCGTCCAGCCGGATCTCATCAAGTGCGGCGGCATCGGCGAGGCCCGGACGATCGTGGACCTCGCCCAGGCGTGGAACCTGCGGGTCTCCCCCCATGTCTGGGGCGGTGCGATCGGGCAGGCGGCGTCGCTGCAACTTCTCGCGGCGATCCCGAACAGTCCCCACACCGAGATCGCCGGCGAGCCGCTCTGGCTGGAGCTCGACCGCTCGCCGAACGAGCTTCGGTGGCGGCTGCTCACGGACCCGATCATCGCGAGCGACGGCGTCGTCGCGATCCCGAGCGGCCCCGGCCTCGGGGTCTGCGTCGACGAGGACGTCGTTGCTGAACTCCGGGTCCGCGATCCCGAATGACGGCAGGGAGACGCGCTGGGATGGTCGCGAACGACCGAGCGTCGACGTGGGAGAGGAGCCCGACATGACGTCCGTCACGGACCGGCTTCGAGAGCTGGGAGTGGAACTGCCCGAGCCGGCCGAGCCGGCGTTCAATTACGACCCGGTGGCGCGCCACGGGGACCTCGCCTACGTGAGCGGGCAGCTCCCGAAGGAGGACGGGGTCGTCAGGATCACCGGGCGCGTCGGCGAGGACGTCGACGTGGAGACCGCCGGGCGCGCCGCGGGGATCTGCGCGCTGCAGGGCCTCGCAGTCACCGCGGCCGCCCTGGGTGGGATCGACCGCATCACGCGCATTGTCCGTGTGACGGGCTATGTCGCGAGCGGCCCGGACTTCCACCAGCAGCCGAAGGTCCTCGATGCCGCCAGCGACCTCTTCGTCGAAGTGTTCGGCGAGGCGGGCCGACATGCGCGGTCGGCCGTGGGCGTGGCGGAGCTGCCGCGGGACGCGCCGGTCGAGGTCGAGCTCATCGTCGCCCACGACGCGCGCGGCTGAGTGGCCGCTCGCAGGAGCCGCCACCTGCCCTCCCCTGAAAGGGACCAGCGATGACCCACGACCTCGGAACCATCACGAGCCCCGAGCTCGCCGGCGCGTTCGACGGACCACGACTGGCCCTGATCCCCGTGGGAGCCACCGAGCAGCACGGGCCGAACCTCGGCATGGCGGTCGACTACCGCATCGCCCAGGAGCTCGCCCACCTCGTCGCCGGCCGCATGGACGGCCGCGCCTACGTCGCGCCGCCCCTGCCGTTCGGGCTGTCCGCGCACCACATGGCGTTCCCGGGGACCATCACGATCGGCGCGGAGGCCTTCCAGGCCGTCCTGCTCGACGTGGTCGACAGTCTCGCCGCCCACGGCTTCGGCCACTTCCTGTTCATCAACGGGCACATGGGCAACCAGAACGTCCTCGGAGTGCTCACCACCCGCATCCACTTCGAGCGCGGCCTCCGGGCGGCCAGCTCCCTGTACTTCGCGCAGGCCAAGGACGCCGTCGAGCGACACCGGCGCACGTTCCGGTACGGCCACGCCTGCGAGGTCGAGACCAGCGTCGCCATGTACCTCACGCCCGAGTTGGTGAACGAGGGCGCGCTTGAGCCCGGCGACCTCATCGAGGACTACATCCCCCACGAGGACAACTACCTGCCCCACCCGATGCAGGTTCCCAAGTCGTTCGCCGAGCGGACCCGCAACGGCGTGTTCGGGGACGCCACCCAGGCAAGTCGCGAGGCGGGCCAGGACATTGTCGAGACCGCGGTCGAGCGGATGGTGGCGTTCGCGGCAGCGTTCCTGGAGCAGCGCTCTGATGCCATAGCGCCGAGCCATGGGGGTTAGGCGATGGCGGGACCGCGACCGGAGCCGCCGTGCAGAGTCACCCGGCCCAGGCCCTGGCTGAGACCCCAGGTGACGGTCGAGTTCACGAGCTTCGCACCCCTACGAATCGGAGGTCCCGCCGATGCCGATCGTTGAGATGAAGATTCTCGAGGGCAGGCCGCCCGAACGTGTCCAGGAGCTGATCGCTGAGGTCACTCGGGCGGTCACCGGGAGCCTTGGCGTCGCGCCGGAGCAGGTTCGTGTGCTCGTCACGGAGGTGCCCCCGACCCATTGGGGGGTCGCGGGGACGTCGAAGGCTGACACCGCGTCGGCGGGGTCGAACCCTCCAGCAACCTCGGAGCACTTCGGCACTGACGACGCGGGGGAGTCGCGATGAGCACGGCGAACGAACAGCTGCGCTTGGCATAGGTCCACGCCAGGTCGGTCGACCTCGCGCCCTCGAAGGGACGCCGGCGTGGGCAGAACGACCCATCGGCTCTCGCACAGGTTGCACAGCCTGTCCGATGCGGCCGCGACTCCCCGGTTCGTACGGTCCTCGCACCTGCCGCACCCGCGGCGGGACCGTCGACCGGGAGGACCGCCATGACCGGCACGCTGACCCCCGACATCGCCGAGCGCCTGCGCGGGGACGTCATCACCCCCGCCGACCCGCGCTATGACGACGCCCGCGCGATCTACAACGGGATGATCGACTCGCGGCCGGCGCTGATCGCCCGCTGCGCGAACGTCGCCGACGTCATCGCCGCGGTCACCTACGCCCGCGAGGCCGACCTGATGGTCGCCGTGCGCGGAGGAGGCCACAACGGCGCCGGGTTCGCGAGCTGCGACGACGGCCTCGTGATCGACCTGTCCGCGTTGCGGGGCATCCGCGTCGATCCCGGGCGCCGCACCGTGCAGGTCGAGCCCGGCTGCACCCAGGGCGACCTCGACCACGCCACCCACCCGTTCGGGCTCGCGGTGCCGGCCGGCATCGTGTCGACCACCGGTGTCGCGGGGCTGACGCTCGGCGGCGGGCACGGCTACCTGTCGCGCCAGCACGGCCTCACCATCGACAGCCTCCTCGCTGCCGACGTCGTGCTCGCCGACGGGCGGTTCGTCACCGCGAGCGAGACCGAGCACCCCGACCTGTTCTGGGCGCTGCGCGGCGGCGGAGGCAACTTCGGGATCGTCACGAGCTTCCGGTTCCGCGCGCACCCGGTCGACACGGTCCACGCGGGTCCGATCTTCTGGGAGGCCGCCGACGCTCGCGAGGTGATGGCCGCCTACCGCGACTTCCTGCCCACCGCGCCGGAGCGGCTGTCGCCCTTCCTGGGCCTCAAGACCATGCCGTCGACCCCGCCGTTCCCGCCCGAGCTGTGGGGACGGCAGGTCTGCGTGCTGGTGACCTGCTACGACGGGCCGGCCGAAGAGGGCGAGGAAGTGCTGGCACCGCTGCGTGCCGAGCTGCCACCGCCGATCCTCGACGGCGTCACCACGATGCCGTATCCGGCGCTGCAGACGATGTTCGACCCCCTGCTGCCGGCGGGCCTGCAGTGGTACTGGAAGGGCGCGTTCGTCGCGGACCTGCCCGATGCGGCGATCGACATCCATCTGGAGCACGCCGCGCAGACGCCGAGCGAGCTCTCGCTGATGCACCTTTACCCGATCGACGGGGCCGTCCGCCGTGTCGCGCCCGACGCGACCGCATGGCCCGCCCGCGACGTGACGTGGTCGATGGTGATCGCCGGCATCGACCCCGACCCGGCGTCCTCGCCCGCGTTGACCACGTGGGCGCGCGACTATTGGCACGCGCTGCGTCCGCACACCGCCGACGGCGGCTACGTCAACTTCTCGATGGACGAAGGCGCCGACCGGGTCCGTGCGACCTACGGCGCGAACCACGCGCGGCTCGTCGAGGCGAAGCGCGCCTACGACCCGACGAACCTGTTCCGCCGCAACCAGAACATCGTCCCGTAGAGCTCGAAGTGGCCCGCGCTCGGGCACGGGCTTCCGCGACACCGACCGATGCGAGAGAGGACACACCGATGGGCACCGACGCCAACCTCGCGCCGAGGACACACGTCGACCCGGCCGCGGACGTTGACCCGGCCTCGCACGCCGAGCCGGGCCCGGACGTGGAGCCGGCCCCGGACATCGATCCCGACCGGCTCCAGGCCTTCCTCGAGCGGTTCGCCGCCGACCAGGCCGCCAGCTTGCACGCCGCGACGGTGCTCATCGGCGACCGGCTCGGGCTGTACCGCTCGCTCGCCGATGGCGGGCCGCAGACCGCCGAGGCGCTCGCGGATGCCACCGAATGCGACCCGCGGCTGGTGCGCGAGTGGCTCGGCGCGCAGGTCGCCAGCGGCTACGCCGCGCACGACCCGACGCAGGGGACCTACTGGCTGACCGCCGAGCAGGCCGCCTGCCTCGCCGATCCGTCGAGCCCGACGTTCGTCGCCGGCGCCGGCCTCGTGATCAACTCGGCGCACAAGGACACCGAGGTCGTCGAGGCCGCGTTCACCGGGCGCGGTGGCGTCGGCTGGGACGGCCACCACGCGCACTTGTTCGAGGGGACGCGGCGGTTCTTCGAGCCGGTCTACCGCGGCAACCTGCTCGACAGCTGGATCCCCGCGCTCGACGGGGTCGCCGACAAGCTCGCCGCCGGCGCGCGGGTCGCCGACGTCGGCTGCGGGCACGGCGCGGCGCTGCGACTGCTCGCCGACGCCTACCCCGCGTCGACGTTCGTCGGCTACGACAGCCACGCCGGCTCGATCGAGGCCGCGCGCGCCGCCGCGGCCGACGCCGGCGTCGCCGACCGCTTGGCTTTCGAGGTCGCGGGCGCGGACGACTTCGACGGTGACGGCTTCGACCTCGTCTGCGTGTTCAACGCGCTGCACGAGCTCGGCGAGCCCGTCGGCGCCGCCCGCCGCATCCGTGAGTCGCTCGCGCCCGATGGGACGTGGATGTTCACCGAGCCCATCGCCCACGAGCACCCGATCGAGCACGTGCGCGACCGGACCTTCTACTCGGTGTCGACGATGGTGTGCACCCCGAGCGCGATCGCGCAGGGCGCCGGCGAGGCCGCGCTGGGCGCGCAGGCGGGCGAGCCCGCGCTGCGACGCGTCGTCGCCGAGGCGGGGTTCACCCGGCTGCGCCGCGCCACCGAGACGCCGTCGTTCATGGTGCTCGAGGCACGTCCGTGATCGTTGCTTGGGGCGCGGCCAGGTGGCGCTTCATCGCGGGGCCATTGACGAGCCCGTGGACGTGGTTAGCCTGTGGACCTCTTGAGGGCTGCTCCGCCTGCATCGAACTCGTGTGCACCGACGGCGTGCACCTCATGAGAGGAAGCAGCCATGGAGTATCGCACTCTCGGCACCACCGACCTGCAGGTCTCGTCCATCTGCCTGGGTACCTGGGAGATGAGTGGGGCGTGGGGACCGGACTACGGGCCTGCGATCCGCGCTGTCGGCCGCGCCTTCGAGCAGGGCATCACCTTCTACGACACCGCCTACGCCTATGGCGCCGGCCAGGCCGAGTCAGCACTGGCGCAGGGCCTGGGCGATCTGATCCGAACACACCGCGACGAAGTGGTGCTCGTGACCAAGGGCGGGCTCGAACAGACCGGTGAGGGCCTGTCGTTCGTGCGCAACTCCGAGCCCGAGTTCCTGCGCTGGACGCTTCAGGAGAGCTTGGGTCGGCTGGGGACCGACTACGTCGACGTGTACTTCATCCACTGGCCCGACCCGCTCGTGCCGTTCGACGAGGTGGCCGGCACGCTCGACGAGTTGATCGCCGAGGGACTGATTCGTCACGCGGGCGTGTCGAACTTCGACACATCGCAGATGGACGCCTACCGGTCCGGCGGCTCGCTGACCGTCGCCCAAGTGCCCTACAACCTGTTCTGGCGCGACGTTGAGGACGACGTACTGCCGTACTGCCAACGCCACGGGCTCGGGGCCATGGGCTATGCCGCGCTCGCGCAGGGGTTCCTGACCGGCACGCTCAGCGCCGAACAGGAGTTCGCTCAAGATGATTGGCGAGCGCACGTCTCGCTCTTCCAGGGCGAGGAGTACCGCCAGCGCGTGGCGGTCGCCGACCGTCTGAAGGAGTTCGCCGCTGAACGCGATTGCACGCTGCCCCAGCTGGCGATCGCGTGGGTGCTCGCACATCCCGCCGGGGTGGTGCCCATCATGGGCGCGCAGGTCCCCGAGCATGTCGACAGCAGTGTGCAGGCGACCGCCCTCGAGCTCAGTGCCGACGAGGCCGAGCAACTGCGCCGAGTCGCCGCCGAGGCCCCACCGATCGACCTGAGCGGCCTCGCCCCGGCCGCGCGCGACAGCCGCGCGTGATCTCCTTGGCCCGAAACCGCGGGTGTTGAGCGGTCCTGCCGCCACGTCGTTCGGTGGAGGCGGGGTTCACCCTCCGGCCGTCAATGTAGTTGGTGCCCCCGGTGCCCCCGGTGCCCCCTGACCTGACTTCCGCAGCTCGTGGTCATACAGGAGGTCGGGATTAAGGGTTTGACCTGCGGTTTTGGGCGTGACGGCCTGATGGGGTCGTGTTACTACAGTCCCACCGGCTGTGGTGCTTTGGTTACGGGGCGCTGTCGGCGGGGGTGAAGTCGAAGATGCGCGGCGGGGTGGGCAGTTCGAGGGCGGTGAGGATGTCGCGCTGTCCGGGGGTGAGCTCGCCGCGTTGGGCCATGTGGCCGTCGTTGGTGGCCATGGTGACCAGGTGCAGCCGGTCGAGCTCGGCTCGCAGGTTGCGCCAGGTGTCGCCGGTGGCGTGCTCGGCGACGCGGATGAGCAGCAGCGCCAGCCAGCACAGCTGGACGTGTGCTTCGATGCGCTGGGGCTTGTGGTGGAAGACCGGGCGCAGGTCGATGCCGGTCTTGAGGTCGCGCCAGCCGCGCTCGGCGGCGTACAGGGCCTTGTAGCCCTCGGCGATGTCGCCGGCGGTCAGCGACTCGTCGCTGGTGCGTAGCAGGTACTTGCCGTCGTAGTGGGCGTCGCGGCGCACCGCGGCGCGGTCGAGGCGCAGGTAGCCGTTGGGCGTAGTGCGCAGGAACCGGTTGTAGCCGGGCTTGGTCTTCAACGCGCCGGCGAGCTCGGCGCGCTCGGCAGCCGAGAGGCCGTCGCTGTCGGCGATTGCGTCTTCGAGGCGGGCGACGATCGCCGCGCGGACGGCGGCGTCGCGCTCGGCGGCCTCGGGGTTGTGGCAGACGACGAACCGGTCGCGGCCGGCGCCGTCATCGACTCTGACTTCCTTGACGCGCAGGTTGCCCGCCACCGTGCGATACCGGCCCTGGCGGCCAAGCGCGGCGGCGGCCTCGCTCGAGGCGCCGCGCAGCTTCTCGCCCATGATGTAGCCGCCGCCGGCGCGCTGGAGATACCGGCGGTTCTGCTCGCTGGTGAACCCGCGGTCGAGCACCCAGATGACCCGGCCCAGCTGCCAGTCGCGCAGATCGTCCTTGACGCGGCGGATGAGCTTCTGATCGGAGGTGTCGCCGGGGAAGGTCCACAGCCTGACCGGGATGCCCTCCCGGGTGACCGCCATGCCGATGACGACCTGCGGCAGATCCGGGCGGTGGTCCTTGGACCGGCCCCAGGTGCGCACCGCGGCCTCGACCGCCTCGGCCGCCACATCCCCGTCGCCGTCCTCGTCGTCGGCCAGACCGGCGAGGTCGTCGCCGTCGGCGGGCGCGTCGCCGGTCTCGGTCTCCCAATACGTCGACGTCGAATCGAAGAACAGCAGGTCGACCTCGAGGTTGAGCAGGTTGGCGACGCTGAAGAACACCCGCCGCTGCACCTCGCCGACCACGTCGCCGAACCGGTCCATCGCCCGGTAGCAGTCGTCGTCGCTCATGGCCTCGAGCCCGTCGATGAACACCCGCTCGGCCACCCAGCGGGTCCCCGCACGCTTGGACAGCGGCTCGGCCGACAGCCGGTTGGCCACCATCGCGAAGATCACCCGCTCGACCGCCGCCGCGTTCACGCGGCCGCCGGCGACCGCTTCGGTGATCGCCTCGCCGATCCCCAGCCGCTGCCACAGCTGATCAGCAACCCAGCTGGTGCCCATCGGCCGCGCGTCGACCACCGGCGGCACCCCCGCCGCCTCGACCTCGCCTGCCCGGCTCGCCTCGGGATCGAGGAACCGTCCGACGCTGTCGACCAGCCGTCCCAGCGCCGCCCGGTCGACCCGATCGGCCCGGCCGAGGTTGTACAAGATCCGCGCCCGCGGCGTTCCCGACTCCGGATCGCGCTCGTTGTGCGCCAGCGCCAGGTACGACACCACCGACCCGTCCCGGTTCCGCCGCTTGGTCTCCCGCAAATACATGTCTACGAACGTAGAGCATCCACAACCAGCCGCCAAGTAACCCGAACATCTCGTGTGTCTACATGAATCCGAGCGTCAGACCCCACCCGCCACCCTGACCAGCAACAACACACCCCCGACCCCCCGAATCTGCCTACGAGCTGCGGAAGTCAGGCCTGAAGTGCGAGGGACACCAATATGACGCCGAGGATCGCCCAGAAGTGCACTCGGTTCTTCTGCCCTGGCATCTTGCCGCGCCACCACAACTACAGCGGCGAAAGAAGGGCCGCGGCGATCAACATTGGCCTGCGATGCGAGTGAAACTCAATCGTCGGATTCCCGTCCATGTCTCGGATCGCGAGGGCGAGGTTAACTGCGACGGCGAGCAGGCCGAGGACGATGAAGAGCCCTTCGTTGAACCCGGACACCATCTGTGCCAGGGCAACAGCGAACGGCACTCCCACCATCGCCCACGCGTACCGGTCATCGGTGTGCTTCGCGTAGGCGGCTGCTTTGTGTCCTCGCCCTCGGGTGGCAGCGGGGTCGGGGGCCTGTTGCTGTTGGCTATTATCCGAACCCGGTTCCTGGGTTGCCGTCGGTGCTTGGTCCACACCTTCGACGGGGGGCGGGTCCACGGTCACCCGCTCCTCGAGGCGCCGTTTCGCCGCGGCGAATTCTTCGTCGCTAAGCGCACCGTTGCGGTGAAGTTCGACCAGTTGGTCGAGTCGGCCCCCGCGAAGGGGCCGAAGGTCACGCTGCAAGCCCGCAAACGGCCCGAGAATTCTTAGTGGCCGTGGTAGAGGCGTTCGAGGTCGATGAGCTCGACGTCGGCGCGGCCTTGGGCGTCGCGGCGCAGGCTGTCAAAGAAGGTCGGGGCGC
This genomic interval carries:
- a CDS encoding aldo/keto reductase, translating into MEYRTLGTTDLQVSSICLGTWEMSGAWGPDYGPAIRAVGRAFEQGITFYDTAYAYGAGQAESALAQGLGDLIRTHRDEVVLVTKGGLEQTGEGLSFVRNSEPEFLRWTLQESLGRLGTDYVDVYFIHWPDPLVPFDEVAGTLDELIAEGLIRHAGVSNFDTSQMDAYRSGGSLTVAQVPYNLFWRDVEDDVLPYCQRHGLGAMGYAALAQGFLTGTLSAEQEFAQDDWRAHVSLFQGEEYRQRVAVADRLKEFAAERDCTLPQLAIAWVLAHPAGVVPIMGAQVPEHVDSSVQATALELSADEAEQLRRVAAEAPPIDLSGLAPAARDSRA
- a CDS encoding IS1634 family transposase, whose translation is MYLRETKRRNRDGSVVSYLALAHNERDPESGTPRARILYNLGRADRVDRAALGRLVDSVGRFLDPEASRAGEVEAAGVPPVVDARPMGTSWVADQLWQRLGIGEAITEAVAGGRVNAAAVERVIFAMVANRLSAEPLSKRAGTRWVAERVFIDGLEAMSDDDCYRAMDRFGDVVGEVQRRVFFSVANLLNLEVDLLFFDSTSTYWETETGDAPADGDDLAGLADDEDGDGDVAAEAVEAAVRTWGRSKDHRPDLPQVVIGMAVTREGIPVRLWTFPGDTSDQKLIRRVKDDLRDWQLGRVIWVLDRGFTSEQNRRYLQRAGGGYIMGEKLRGASSEAAAALGRQGRYRTVAGNLRVKEVRVDDGAGRDRFVVCHNPEAAERDAAVRAAIVARLEDAIADSDGLSAAERAELAGALKTKPGYNRFLRTTPNGYLRLDRAAVRRDAHYDGKYLLRTSDESLTAGDIAEGYKALYAAERGWRDLKTGIDLRPVFHHKPQRIEAHVQLCWLALLLIRVAEHATGDTWRNLRAELDRLHLVTMATNDGHMAQRGELTPGQRDILTALELPTPPRIFDFTPADSAP
- a CDS encoding FAD-binding oxidoreductase, producing the protein MTGTLTPDIAERLRGDVITPADPRYDDARAIYNGMIDSRPALIARCANVADVIAAVTYAREADLMVAVRGGGHNGAGFASCDDGLVIDLSALRGIRVDPGRRTVQVEPGCTQGDLDHATHPFGLAVPAGIVSTTGVAGLTLGGGHGYLSRQHGLTIDSLLAADVVLADGRFVTASETEHPDLFWALRGGGGNFGIVTSFRFRAHPVDTVHAGPIFWEAADAREVMAAYRDFLPTAPERLSPFLGLKTMPSTPPFPPELWGRQVCVLVTCYDGPAEEGEEVLAPLRAELPPPILDGVTTMPYPALQTMFDPLLPAGLQWYWKGAFVADLPDAAIDIHLEHAAQTPSELSLMHLYPIDGAVRRVAPDATAWPARDVTWSMVIAGIDPDPASSPALTTWARDYWHALRPHTADGGYVNFSMDEGADRVRATYGANHARLVEAKRAYDPTNLFRRNQNIVP
- a CDS encoding class I SAM-dependent methyltransferase, which gives rise to MGTDANLAPRTHVDPAADVDPASHAEPGPDVEPAPDIDPDRLQAFLERFAADQAASLHAATVLIGDRLGLYRSLADGGPQTAEALADATECDPRLVREWLGAQVASGYAAHDPTQGTYWLTAEQAACLADPSSPTFVAGAGLVINSAHKDTEVVEAAFTGRGGVGWDGHHAHLFEGTRRFFEPVYRGNLLDSWIPALDGVADKLAAGARVADVGCGHGAALRLLADAYPASTFVGYDSHAGSIEAARAAAADAGVADRLAFEVAGADDFDGDGFDLVCVFNALHELGEPVGAARRIRESLAPDGTWMFTEPIAHEHPIEHVRDRTFYSVSTMVCTPSAIAQGAGEAALGAQAGEPALRRVVAEAGFTRLRRATETPSFMVLEARP